One genomic region from Capra hircus breed San Clemente chromosome 18, ASM170441v1, whole genome shotgun sequence encodes:
- the TSHZ3 gene encoding teashirt homolog 3, which translates to MPRRKQQAPRRAAAYVSDELKAAALVDEDIDPEESPADGEPSAKYMCPEKELSKTCPSYQNSPAAEFSSHEMDSESHISETSDRMADFESGSIKNEEESKEVTVPPEDTTVSDSLEQMKAVYNNFLSNSYWSNLTLNLHQPSSEKNNGSSSSSSSSSSSCGSGSFDWHQSAMAKTLQQVSQSRLLPEPSLFSTVQLYRQSSKLYGSIFTGASKFRCKDCSAAYDTLVELTVHMNETGHYRDDNHETDNNNPKRWSKPRKRSLLEMEGKEDAQKVLKCMYCGHSFESLQDLSVHMIKTKHYQKVPLKEPVTPVAAKIIPAARKKASLELELPSSPDSTGGTPKAAVADTNDALQKNSNPYITPNNRYGHQNGASYAWHFEARKSQILKCMECGSSHDTLQELTAHMMVTGHFIKVTNSAMKKGKPIMETPVTPSITSLLDEKVQSVPLAATTFTSPSNTPASISPKLNVEVKKEADKEKAVLEEKPKEKEKACEEEEKYDISSKYHYLTENDLEESPKGGLDILKSLENTVTSAINKAQNGTPSWGGYPSIHAAYQLPNMMKLSLGSTGKSTPLKPMFGNSDIVSPTKNQTLITPPSSQNSPMPKTNFHAMEELVKKVTEKVAKVEEKMKEPEGKRSPPKRATPSPCSSDISEPIKMEASSDGGFKSQEDSPSPQRDGCKEGSPLAEPVENGKDLVKPMSSGLSSSTAIITDHPPEQPFVNPLSALQSVMNIHLGKAAKPSLPALDPMSMLFKMSNSLAEKAAVATPPPLQSKKADHLDRYFYHVSNDQPIDLTKGKSDKGCSLGSALLSPTSASPATSSSTVTTAKTSAVVSFMSNSPLRENALSDISDMLKNLTESHTSKSSTPSSISEKSDIDGATLEEAEEATPAQKRKGRQSNWNPQHLLILQAQFAASLRQTSEGKYIMSDLSPQERMHISRFTGLSMTTISHWLANVKYQLRRTGGTKFLKNLDTGHPVFFCNDCASQIRTPSTYISHLESHLGFRLRDLSKLSTEQINNQIAQTKSPSEKLVTSSPEEDLGTSYQCKLCNRTFASKHAVKLHLSKTHGKSPEDHLLYVSELEKQ; encoded by the coding sequence CCTATGTTTCAGATGAGTTAAAGGCTGCCGCCCTGGTAGATGAAGACATAGACCCAGAAGAGAGCCCTGCAGATGGAGAGCCGTCGGCTAAGTACATGTGCCCGGAAAAGGAGCTCAGCAAGACCTGCCCCAGCTACCAGAACTCCCCGGCGGCCGAGTTTTCCAGCCACGAGATGGACAGCGAGTCCCACATCAGTGAGACCAGTGACCGGATGGCCGACTTTGAAAGCGGCTCCATCAAGAATGAAGAGGAGAGCAAGGAGGTGACCGTCCCGCCAGAAGACACGACCGTGTCTGACAGCCTGGAGCAGATGAAGGCCGTGTACAACAACTTCCTGTCCAACTCCTACTGGTCCAACCTCACCCTCAACCTGCACCAGCCGTCCTCAGAGAAGAACAacgggagcagcagcagcagcagcagcagcagcagcagctgcggcAGTGGGAGCTTCGACTGGCACCAGAGCGCCATGGCCAAGACCCTGCAGCAGGTGTCCCAGAGCCGCCTGCTGCCCGAGCCCAGCCTGTTCAGCACGGTGCAGCTGTACCGGCAGAGCAGCAAGCTCTACGGCTCCATCTTCACCGGGGCCAGCAAGTTCCGCTGCAAAGACTGCAGCGCCGCCTACGACACCCTGGTGGAGCTGACGGTGCACATGAACGAGACGGGGCATTACCGCGACGACAACCACGAGACCGACAACAACAACCCCAAGCGCTGGTCCAAGCCCCGCAAACGCTCGCTGCTGGAGATGGAAGGCAAGGAGGATGCCCAGAAGGTGTTGAAGTGCATGTACTGTGGCCACTCGTTCGAGTCCCTCCAGGACTTGAGTGTCCATATGATCAAAACGAAACACTACCAAAAAGTGCCTCTGAAGGAACCCGTCACTCCCGTCGCAGCCAAAATCATCCCAGCCGCTCGGAAGAAGGCCTCGCTGGAGCTGGAGCTGCCCAGCTCCCCGGATTCCACCGGCGGCACCCCCAAAGCTGCCGTGGCGGACACAAACGACGCGCTTCAGAAGAACTCCAACCCGTACATCACGCCAAATAACCGCTACGGCCACCAGAACGGGGCCAGCTACGCCTGGCACTTCGAGGCCCGCAAGTCCCAGATCCTCAAGTGCATGGAGTGCGGCAGCTCGCACGACACGCTGCAGGAGCTCACGGCCCACATGATGGTGACCGGCCACTTCATCAAGGTCACCAACTCGGCCATGAAGAAGGGGAAACCCATCATGGAGACGCCCGTCACGCCCAGCATCACCAGCCTGCTGGACGAGAAGGTGCAGTCCGTGCCCCTGGCTGCCACCACCTTCACATCCCCCTCCAACACACCCGCTAGCATCTCCCCAAAACTGAACGTGGAGGTCAAGAAGGAAGCCGACAAGGAGAAAGCTGTCCTCGAAGAGAAGcccaaggagaaagagaaggcctGCGAGGAGGAGGAGAAGTACGATATCTCTTCCAAGTACCACTATTTGACTGAGAACGACCTCGAAGAGAGCCCCAAGGGCGGGCTCGATATCCTCAAGTCCCTGGAAAACACAGTCACGTCGGCCATCAACAAGGCCCAGAATGGCACCCCCAGCTGGGGGGGCTACCCCAGCATCCACGCCGCCTACCAGCTCCCCAACATGATGAAGCTGTCTCTGGGCTCCACGGGGAAAAGTACACCCCTGAAGCCCATGTTTGGCAACAGTGACATCGTGTCCCCCACAAAGAACCAGACCCTGATCACTCCACCCAGCAGCCAGAACTCCCCCATGCCCAAGACAAACTTTCACGCCATGGAGGAGCTGGTGAAAAAAGTCACCGAGAAAGTTGCCAAAGTCGAGGAGAAAATGAAGGAGCCCGAGGGCAAGCGTTCTCCACCCAAGCGGGCCACCCCGTCCCCGTGCAGCAGCGACATCAGCGAGCCCATCAAGATGGAGGCGTCCAGCGACGGGGGCTTCAAAAGCCAGGAGGACAGCCCCAGCCCCCAGCGGGACGGCTGCAAGGAGGGGAGCCCCCTGGCAGAGCCGGTGGAGAACGGCAAGGACCTGGTGAAGCCCATGAGCAGCGGCCTGAGCAGCAGCACGGCCATCATCACCGACCACCCACCCGAGCAGCCCTTCGTTAACCCTCTGAGCGCCCTGCAGTCGGTGATGAACATCCACCTGGGCAAGGCCGCCAAgccctccctgcctgccctcGACCCCATGAGCATGCTTTTCAAGATGAGCAACAGCCTGGCCGAGAAGGCGGCGGTGGCTACCCCACcgcccttgcagtccaagaaggCGGACCACCTCGACCGCTATTTCTACCACGTCAGCAACGACCAGCCCATAGACTTGACAAAAGGCAAGAGTGACAAAGGCTGCTCTTTGGGTTCAGCGCTTTTGTCACCCACGTCCGCATCCCCGGCAACCTCCTCATCCACGGTGACAACGGCAAAGACATCTGCCGTCGTATCATTCATGTCAAACTCGCCGCTACGCGAGAACGCCTTGTCAGATATATCCGATATGCTGAAGAACTTGACAGAGAGCCACACGTCAAAGTCCTCCACCCCTTCCAGCATCTCTGAGAAGTCTGACATTGACGGGGCCACCCTGGAGGAGGCCGAGGAGGCGACACCCGCGCAGAAGAGGAAGGGCCGCCAGTCAAACTGGAACCCCCAGCACCTGCTCATCCTCCAGGCGCAGTTCGCCGCCAGCCTCCGGCAGACCTCGGAGGGCAAGTACATCATGTCGGACCTGAGCCCCCAGGAGCGCATGCACATCTCCAGGTTCACCGGGCTCTCCATGACCACCATCAGCCACTGGCTGGCCAACGTCAAGTACCAGCTGCGAAGGACAGGTGGAACAAAGTTCCTCAAAAACTTGGACACCGGCCACCCTGTGTTCTTTTGTAATGACTGCGCGTCACAAATCAGGACTCCCTCCACGTACATCAGCCACCTCGAGTCACACCTGGGCTTCCGGCTACGGGATTTGTCCAAACTGTCCACTGAACAGATTAACAATCAGATAGCACAAACCAAGTCACCGTCAGAAAAACTGGTGACGTCCTCCCCCGAGGAGGACCTGGGGACCTCCTACCAGTGCAAACTTTGCAATCGGACCTTTGCAAGCAAGCATGCGGTTAAACTTCACCTCAGCAAAACACACGGGAAGTCCCCTGAGGACCACCTTCTGTATGTTTCTGAGTTAGAGAAGCAGTAG